One segment of Streptomyces sp. NBC_01463 DNA contains the following:
- a CDS encoding sugar ABC transporter ATP-binding protein: MTRASHSPAGRDPSEGQIEEASPQSPSPGIVDVTKRFGAVRALGGVTLDFPRGQVTALMGENGAGKSTLLKILTGDHQPTEGHIVLGGERVLLDSPAKARTAGIRIIPQEPEIIPHISVAENVYAGALPRKSGRRFDRAELRRRIDADLARLGFADVLDPDLLGSQLTPAQRQLVEIMRALTGSTAATLIAFDEPTSSLAEHEVDALFALIRRLRDQGIAIVYVSHRMQEIFQLADRIAVLRDGNLVGVQQADTTNEAELVRLMVGRDLSTMFVRQRVATDRLVLDVRNLTTDDVHDISLQVHAGEVVGLAGLIGAGRSELALALAGDQPVHSGTATLDGVPLPSGRPGAVIRAGLGLAPEERKAQALFLQQSVRANISQVVLDRLRRSRFVRRTAERELAQHYTDRLRVRTPSIDHEVRKLSGGNQQKVVLARWLARKPKVLILDEPTRGIDVGAKAEIYQIIADLAADGVAVLVISSELPELLGLADRVVVMQGGHITGELSHGEATEESILQLAMADDIISTRTPGASS, encoded by the coding sequence ATGACCAGAGCCTCCCATTCGCCCGCCGGCCGGGACCCTTCCGAAGGACAGATTGAGGAAGCGTCGCCGCAGTCCCCGTCGCCGGGCATCGTGGACGTCACCAAACGTTTCGGGGCGGTGCGGGCCCTCGGCGGGGTCACGCTCGACTTCCCCCGCGGGCAGGTCACCGCACTGATGGGTGAGAACGGCGCGGGCAAGTCGACCCTGCTCAAGATCCTCACCGGTGACCACCAGCCCACCGAGGGGCACATCGTCCTGGGCGGCGAGCGCGTTCTGCTCGACTCCCCGGCCAAGGCACGCACGGCAGGTATCCGGATCATTCCGCAGGAACCGGAGATCATCCCGCACATCTCGGTCGCCGAGAACGTCTACGCCGGCGCCCTGCCGCGCAAGTCCGGCCGGCGATTCGACCGGGCCGAGCTCCGCCGCCGCATCGACGCGGACCTGGCCCGGCTGGGCTTCGCCGATGTGCTGGACCCGGACCTCCTGGGTTCACAGCTGACCCCGGCCCAACGCCAGCTGGTCGAGATCATGCGCGCCCTCACCGGCAGCACGGCTGCCACACTGATCGCGTTCGACGAACCCACCTCCTCCCTCGCCGAGCACGAGGTGGACGCTCTGTTCGCCCTGATCCGGCGACTGCGGGACCAGGGCATCGCGATCGTCTACGTCTCGCACCGGATGCAGGAGATCTTCCAGCTCGCCGACCGTATCGCCGTGCTGCGCGACGGCAACCTGGTCGGTGTCCAGCAGGCCGACACGACGAACGAAGCAGAGCTGGTACGCCTCATGGTGGGCCGCGACCTGTCCACCATGTTCGTCCGGCAGCGGGTCGCCACCGACCGCCTCGTTCTCGACGTCAGGAACCTCACCACCGACGACGTGCACGACATCTCGCTCCAGGTCCACGCCGGCGAAGTCGTCGGCCTGGCCGGCCTCATCGGAGCAGGACGCTCCGAACTGGCCCTCGCGCTGGCCGGCGACCAGCCCGTCCACAGCGGCACCGCCACCCTCGACGGGGTCCCACTGCCCAGCGGCCGCCCCGGTGCGGTGATCCGGGCCGGCCTCGGCCTCGCCCCCGAGGAGCGCAAGGCACAGGCGCTCTTCCTGCAGCAGTCCGTCCGGGCCAACATCTCCCAGGTAGTCCTCGACCGGCTGCGACGCTCCCGCTTCGTACGCCGCACCGCCGAACGAGAGCTCGCCCAGCACTACACCGACCGGCTCCGGGTCCGCACCCCCTCGATCGACCACGAAGTGCGCAAACTCTCCGGCGGAAACCAGCAGAAGGTCGTCCTCGCCCGCTGGCTCGCCCGCAAACCCAAGGTCCTCATCCTCGACGAGCCGACCCGCGGCATCGACGTCGGCGCCAAGGCCGAGATCTACCAGATCATCGCCGACCTCGCCGCCGACGGTGTGGCCGTCCTCGTCATCTCCTCCGAACTGCCCGAACTCCTCGGCCTCGCTGACCGCGTCGTCGTCATGCAGGGCGGCCACATCACCGGCGAGCTCAGCCACGGCGAAGCCACCGAAGAGTCCATCCTCCAACTCGCCATGGCCGACGACATCATCAGCACCCGTACCCCCGGAGCCTCTTCATGA
- a CDS encoding substrate-binding domain-containing protein, translating to MNSSFHRNIAVATGLLLTLGLATACSSGKESSGGDAVDKKVDGKISLTYLQKQGDQEYFIGEAAGAKAKAKELGIDLKVVNLGNDANKTVSEVQSAVAQKTSGIIIVVPDPAVGPQVVQTAKDGKVALLTSDDQICTTGPDPAACGKDDLVPRIGFSGAQMGEEVGKRAAAEYKKAGWKATDTRVISAWKQDVTVCGDRVNAAKKTFDAAVPGVKTLNVPTDNTPTGAQDKIAATITANSKVKNWVVWGCNDENAMGGVTALQNAGIGPDHVIGVGLGAYLACKEWQTDKKSGMKAALFINGKDVGALAVQTMYDKLKNGKDFPQEAFAPTTMVDHSSWKTAGLTCA from the coding sequence ATGAACTCTTCGTTCCACCGGAACATTGCCGTGGCCACCGGCCTGCTGCTCACTCTCGGTCTCGCCACGGCGTGTTCGTCGGGCAAGGAGTCCTCCGGCGGCGACGCGGTCGACAAGAAGGTCGACGGCAAGATCTCCCTCACCTACCTGCAGAAGCAGGGCGACCAGGAGTACTTCATCGGCGAGGCGGCCGGCGCCAAGGCGAAGGCCAAGGAGCTGGGCATCGACCTCAAGGTGGTGAACCTGGGCAACGACGCCAACAAGACCGTCAGTGAGGTCCAGTCAGCCGTCGCACAGAAGACGAGCGGCATCATCATCGTCGTCCCCGACCCGGCCGTCGGCCCGCAGGTCGTCCAGACGGCGAAGGACGGGAAGGTCGCCCTGCTCACCTCCGACGACCAGATCTGCACCACCGGGCCCGACCCCGCCGCCTGCGGCAAGGACGACCTGGTCCCCCGCATCGGGTTCAGCGGTGCGCAGATGGGTGAGGAGGTCGGCAAGCGAGCGGCCGCCGAGTACAAGAAGGCCGGCTGGAAGGCCACGGACACCCGTGTCATCTCGGCCTGGAAGCAGGACGTCACCGTCTGCGGCGACCGGGTCAACGCGGCCAAGAAGACGTTCGACGCCGCGGTGCCCGGCGTGAAGACCCTCAACGTGCCCACCGACAACACCCCGACCGGCGCCCAGGACAAGATCGCCGCGACGATCACCGCGAACTCCAAGGTCAAGAACTGGGTCGTCTGGGGCTGCAACGACGAGAACGCCATGGGCGGGGTCACCGCCCTGCAGAACGCCGGCATCGGCCCCGACCACGTCATCGGCGTCGGTCTCGGCGCCTACCTCGCCTGCAAGGAATGGCAGACCGACAAGAAGAGCGGCATGAAGGCCGCCCTCTTCATCAACGGCAAGGACGTCGGCGCCCTGGCCGTTCAGACCATGTACGACAAGCTCAAGAACGGCAAGGACTTCCCGCAGGAGGCCTTCGCTCCCACCACGATGGTCGACCACTCCTCCTGGAAGACCGCCGGTCTCACCTGCGCCTGA
- a CDS encoding dihydroxy-acid dehydratase produces the protein MAERETPSAAVPVSRREPLRSRAWFGDGGKNGFIARHHLRAMGRGGHNFDGRPVIGICNTFSELTPCNGHLQILADAVKRGVLQAGGFPLEFPAMSLGEPFLRPTSMLFRNLAAMEIEEQIRANPIDAVVLLTGCDKTTPAALMGAASAGVPAIVLTGGPMLNGRFKGRNVGSGTDIWRMTEELRAGTITQEEFTEFESSLNRSAGHCMTMGTASTMACLAEALGMMLPGGSGLPAVDARRGTLAEETGARAVALAGSDLTPRRIMTRAAFENAVRINAAIGGSTNAVVHLLALAGRLGVPLELDDFDRLGAELPLLIDLMPSGRFLMEEFAYAGGLPALVNDLRDALHQDTVTVTGLSLTANCMGAQVYDREVIRAFDNPVLPAGRGTAVVRGSLAPDGAVIKLSAAAPHLLDHTGPALVFDSIEEYLAVAEDPTLDVSAETVLIVRNTGPRGYPGMPEVGNLPLPKKLLDAGIRDMVRVSDARMSGTAFGTCVLHVAPEAAVGGPLAFVRTGDQVRLDVPGRRLDVLIDDTEMDLRRSAWQPPKPPVTRGWTYLYTEHVTQADTGADLDFLVGATDSPPPRQAF, from the coding sequence ATGGCAGAGCGAGAGACACCGTCAGCCGCAGTTCCCGTCTCGCGTCGAGAGCCGCTCAGGAGCCGTGCCTGGTTCGGCGACGGCGGCAAGAACGGTTTCATCGCCCGTCACCACCTGCGGGCCATGGGGCGCGGCGGTCACAACTTCGACGGCCGCCCGGTCATCGGCATCTGCAACACGTTCTCCGAACTGACCCCGTGCAACGGCCATTTGCAGATCCTTGCCGACGCGGTGAAGCGTGGAGTGCTGCAGGCGGGCGGCTTCCCTCTGGAATTTCCTGCCATGTCTCTTGGTGAACCCTTCCTGCGGCCGACGTCGATGCTCTTCCGCAACCTGGCGGCCATGGAGATCGAAGAGCAGATCCGCGCCAATCCGATCGACGCCGTCGTACTGCTCACCGGGTGCGACAAGACCACGCCCGCCGCCCTGATGGGTGCCGCCAGCGCCGGTGTGCCCGCCATCGTCCTCACCGGGGGACCCATGCTCAACGGCAGGTTCAAGGGCCGCAACGTGGGTTCCGGCACGGACATCTGGCGGATGACGGAAGAGCTGCGCGCGGGGACGATCACGCAGGAGGAGTTCACCGAGTTCGAGTCGTCCCTGAACCGCTCCGCGGGTCACTGCATGACCATGGGTACGGCGTCCACCATGGCCTGCCTGGCGGAAGCCCTGGGCATGATGCTGCCAGGCGGCTCCGGGCTGCCGGCCGTGGACGCCCGGCGCGGCACACTGGCCGAAGAGACCGGCGCACGTGCCGTGGCGCTCGCGGGAAGCGACCTCACCCCCCGGCGCATCATGACGCGAGCCGCCTTCGAGAACGCCGTCCGGATCAACGCGGCGATCGGCGGGTCCACCAACGCGGTGGTGCACCTGCTCGCCCTGGCCGGCCGACTGGGCGTACCCCTGGAACTCGACGACTTCGACCGCCTGGGCGCCGAACTCCCGCTTCTCATCGACCTGATGCCCTCCGGACGGTTCCTGATGGAGGAGTTCGCCTACGCCGGAGGGCTGCCGGCCCTCGTCAACGACCTGCGGGACGCCCTGCACCAGGACACGGTGACGGTCACCGGGCTTTCCCTGACAGCCAATTGCATGGGTGCGCAGGTGTACGACCGTGAGGTCATCCGGGCCTTCGACAACCCGGTGCTGCCCGCGGGACGAGGAACCGCCGTGGTGCGCGGCAGCCTCGCCCCGGACGGTGCCGTCATCAAGCTGTCGGCAGCCGCACCGCACCTGCTGGACCACACCGGCCCCGCCCTCGTCTTCGACTCCATAGAGGAATACCTCGCCGTCGCCGAGGACCCCACGCTCGACGTCTCCGCCGAGACGGTGCTCATCGTGCGCAACACAGGCCCCCGCGGATATCCGGGCATGCCCGAGGTGGGCAACCTGCCCTTGCCGAAGAAGCTGCTCGACGCCGGGATCAGGGACATGGTCCGGGTATCCGATGCCCGCATGTCCGGAACGGCCTTCGGAACGTGCGTGCTCCACGTGGCACCGGAGGCGGCCGTCGGCGGCCCGCTGGCGTTCGTCCGCACCGGCGACCAGGTCAGACTCGACGTGCCCGGCCGACGGCTCGACGTACTGATCGACGATACCGAGATGGACCTGCGGCGCTCAGCGTGGCAGCCGCCGAAGCCGCCCGTCACCCGCGGCTGGACCTACCTCTACACCGAACACGTCACGCAGGCGGACACCGGCGCCGACCTCGATTTTCTCGTCGGCGCGACCGACTCGCCCCCGCCCCGCCAAGCCTTCTGA
- a CDS encoding dihydrodipicolinate synthase family protein, which yields MSTPEHKDLETLVRGVSPVLEVPFHDDGELDPDGFTAVVDRVLAAGVSSLMFPGFASEFHKLDPDERELLTGLLLQQTRHRQDVAAIVSVPDHATRTAVRQALRAAELGADAVNLLPPHFLAPSKTAVSAHLREVLLAVDPLPVVVQYAPAQTGTALDAPTLHTLAAEHSNLRWVKVESAPPGRLIAALAAGPRPLPSLVGYAGLQLPDALRRGAVGVQPGCSFTELYVEIWEHWQRGDEAEAVALHTRMLPFLSYWMQNVELIIAVEKEVSVRRGWFASAHCRAPGYSLDEEELNMIDRFCAEFAPLIPELAR from the coding sequence ATGTCCACACCCGAACACAAGGACCTCGAGACACTGGTCCGAGGAGTCTCACCCGTACTGGAGGTTCCGTTCCACGACGACGGAGAGCTCGACCCCGACGGATTCACCGCAGTGGTGGACCGGGTACTTGCGGCAGGGGTGAGCTCGCTGATGTTCCCCGGTTTCGCGAGCGAGTTCCACAAACTCGACCCCGACGAGCGGGAACTGCTCACCGGTCTGCTGCTCCAGCAGACCCGGCACCGCCAGGATGTCGCCGCCATCGTCTCCGTACCGGACCACGCCACCCGAACCGCGGTCCGCCAGGCGCTCCGCGCCGCGGAACTCGGGGCCGACGCCGTAAACCTGCTCCCGCCGCACTTCCTCGCGCCGTCCAAGACCGCCGTCTCGGCCCACCTGCGCGAGGTCCTGCTCGCTGTCGACCCGCTGCCCGTCGTGGTGCAGTACGCCCCGGCACAGACCGGAACGGCACTGGACGCACCCACCCTGCACACCCTGGCCGCCGAGCACTCCAATCTCCGCTGGGTCAAGGTCGAGTCCGCACCGCCAGGACGGCTGATCGCCGCGCTGGCCGCCGGGCCTCGTCCGCTGCCCTCCCTGGTCGGATACGCAGGACTGCAACTGCCGGACGCCCTGCGGCGCGGGGCAGTCGGCGTACAGCCGGGCTGCTCCTTCACCGAGCTGTACGTCGAGATCTGGGAACACTGGCAGCGCGGTGACGAGGCCGAGGCCGTCGCGCTGCACACCCGGATGCTGCCGTTCCTCTCCTACTGGATGCAGAACGTGGAGCTCATCATCGCCGTCGAGAAGGAGGTCTCGGTGCGCCGTGGCTGGTTCGCGTCCGCACACTGCCGGGCACCCGGATACTCGCTGGACGAGGAGGAGCTGAACATGATCGACCGCTTCTGCGCGGAGTTCGCCCCGCTGATACCGGAGCTCGCTCGATGA
- a CDS encoding sugar kinase, translated as MSPDVVVCGETMLLLLAEPGVPLEHAVSFRRSIAGAESNVAAGLARLGHSVRWLGRVGDDPAGRAVLAQLRAHGVDSSYAVTDPGAPTGVLMRDSHPARAIDVQYLRAGSASSRLSPDELHPHMFQGAPLVHITGITPMLSDSANRATWRLVELARAAGAVLSFDPNIRHKLGSPDRWREVVGPLLAHADVVLAGEDEWELLGVPDPAALLGTGPRTIVVKHRDKSATCLTLEAETVSQPAFDVPVADPVGAGDAFAAGFLSGLLHGHGPDQCLRQAAAVAALVVQCPTDTDGLPNQAGLDRALAGFTDAGSETVIR; from the coding sequence ATGAGCCCCGACGTCGTCGTATGCGGCGAGACCATGCTCCTCCTGCTGGCCGAACCCGGAGTGCCGCTGGAGCACGCGGTCTCCTTCCGCCGCTCCATCGCAGGCGCCGAGAGCAATGTGGCGGCCGGCCTCGCCCGGCTCGGACACTCCGTTCGCTGGCTCGGCCGCGTCGGCGACGATCCGGCAGGGCGTGCCGTACTGGCCCAGCTCCGCGCCCATGGTGTCGACAGCTCGTACGCGGTCACGGACCCGGGGGCTCCGACCGGTGTCCTCATGCGTGACAGCCACCCGGCGCGCGCGATCGACGTGCAGTATCTGCGTGCAGGTTCAGCATCCTCCCGCCTCTCGCCGGACGAACTGCATCCCCACATGTTCCAGGGGGCACCGCTCGTGCACATCACCGGGATCACCCCGATGCTGTCGGACTCGGCGAACCGGGCGACATGGCGACTGGTCGAACTGGCTCGAGCCGCCGGCGCGGTGCTCTCCTTCGATCCGAACATCCGCCACAAGCTCGGCTCCCCCGATCGTTGGCGCGAGGTCGTCGGCCCTCTCCTGGCCCACGCGGACGTGGTGCTGGCAGGCGAGGACGAATGGGAGCTGCTGGGTGTACCGGACCCGGCCGCGCTGCTCGGGACAGGGCCGCGAACCATCGTCGTGAAGCACCGCGACAAATCGGCCACCTGTCTCACCCTCGAGGCGGAAACGGTCAGCCAGCCCGCCTTTGACGTACCGGTCGCCGACCCCGTGGGAGCGGGGGACGCCTTCGCCGCAGGATTCCTCTCGGGCCTGCTCCACGGTCACGGTCCAGATCAGTGCCTGCGCCAGGCCGCCGCCGTAGCGGCTTTGGTGGTCCAATGCCCCACCGACACGGACGGCCTGCCCAACCAGGCCGGCCTCGATCGCGCCCTGGCCGGCTTCACAGACGCCGGATCCGAAACCGTCATCCGGTGA
- a CDS encoding bifunctional 4-hydroxy-2-oxoglutarate aldolase/2-dehydro-3-deoxy-phosphogluconate aldolase translates to MYRWETTQAVTAQRVFGIIRTAGPDEAVAAAEAVLDAGLHAVEIALTTPRALTALARLAETRPHALLGAGTVIDAAAARAAIEAGARFLVSPSLHPEVIRTGHRYGVPVFPGVATPTEMVHALEEGADALKLFPASAVSPAWLRDVRAALPQAPLLPTGGVTIDNAPEWIAAGAVACGIGSALTSGGAPSTGERVGTLLRRLADSR, encoded by the coding sequence ATGTACCGATGGGAAACCACCCAGGCCGTCACCGCACAGCGCGTGTTCGGCATCATCCGCACGGCAGGTCCGGACGAGGCCGTCGCCGCGGCGGAAGCCGTCCTGGACGCTGGGCTGCACGCCGTGGAGATCGCCCTCACCACGCCACGCGCCCTCACCGCCCTGGCCCGCCTCGCCGAGACCCGCCCCCATGCGCTGCTCGGCGCGGGCACCGTCATCGACGCGGCCGCGGCCCGCGCGGCCATAGAAGCCGGCGCACGCTTCCTCGTGTCGCCGAGCCTCCACCCGGAAGTCATCCGCACAGGTCACCGCTACGGAGTTCCGGTCTTCCCCGGCGTGGCCACCCCGACTGAAATGGTGCACGCCTTGGAGGAGGGTGCCGACGCACTGAAGCTCTTCCCGGCCTCGGCCGTATCACCTGCCTGGCTGCGCGACGTGCGCGCGGCGCTCCCCCAGGCACCCCTGCTGCCCACTGGAGGTGTGACAATCGACAACGCTCCGGAATGGATAGCTGCGGGTGCGGTGGCCTGCGGGATCGGTTCGGCCCTGACGTCGGGCGGTGCCCCGAGCACAGGTGAACGCGTGGGCACGCTCTTGCGTAGACTCGCGGATTCTCGTTGA
- a CDS encoding FCD domain-containing protein produces MELHGLHGQVVERIGESLAAEEIRAGEVLRLEDVQDRYGVSRTVAREAVRVLESKRVVTSRPRVGITVRPMTEWNLYDPQVIRWRLASPSRGAQLRELTELRAAVEPSAAALAAAGASPSARKALVELARAMESVARTDDIQGFIAADLAFHKALLNASNNGMFAQLSEVTEELLVARRDLPLMPDHVDVDAVRRHMEVAEAIADGRPEDASRCVRAIVDSAHREVEQLLEGGAHCALGSRPHTA; encoded by the coding sequence GTGGAACTGCACGGACTGCACGGTCAGGTGGTCGAGCGCATCGGGGAATCCCTCGCCGCGGAGGAGATCCGTGCGGGCGAGGTGCTCCGCCTCGAAGACGTACAGGACCGGTACGGAGTCTCCCGTACCGTGGCACGCGAGGCGGTCCGGGTCCTGGAGTCGAAGAGGGTCGTCACCAGCCGACCCCGCGTGGGAATCACCGTGCGACCGATGACCGAGTGGAACCTCTACGACCCCCAAGTCATCCGATGGCGACTGGCCTCCCCCTCCCGCGGCGCCCAGTTGCGCGAACTCACCGAATTGAGGGCTGCGGTGGAACCGTCCGCCGCGGCCCTCGCGGCGGCGGGCGCGTCACCCAGCGCACGGAAGGCGCTCGTCGAGCTCGCCCGGGCGATGGAGAGCGTCGCTCGAACCGATGACATCCAAGGCTTCATAGCCGCGGACCTGGCCTTTCACAAGGCGCTGCTGAATGCCTCGAACAACGGGATGTTCGCCCAGCTTTCCGAGGTCACCGAGGAGCTTCTCGTCGCCCGCCGCGACCTGCCCCTGATGCCGGACCACGTGGACGTGGACGCGGTACGCCGCCATATGGAAGTGGCCGAGGCCATCGCGGACGGACGTCCGGAGGACGCTTCGCGGTGCGTCCGCGCCATCGTCGACTCTGCTCACCGGGAGGTGGAACAGCTCTTGGAAGGTGGCGCGCACTGCGCGCTCGGCAGCCGCCCCCATACGGCTTGA